The genomic stretch GAGAATTGGGGAGCatgtaaaaaatattgaaaaagcaGAGAAAGATAGCCCCTTGGGTACACATTTTGAGAGGTACCATAACAGAGACCCCTCGGGACTGCGCTTTAAGGGAATTGTGAAACAAAAAGTCCCAAGGAGAGGAGGAGATATTGAGAAGGAACTCTATAAAATTGAAACTAGGTGGATATACCGTTTGGGTACAAAAATCCCCCAAGGACTAAATTCTGATATTAATATGGTATATTTCCTTGATTAGAAAATTGTAATATCACCTGTATTATGCTTACCCTGAGAGTTGATCATACGATGTATCTCCTAAAATAAATGATGGGCCGTGGATGTTTAAAGTGAGTGAAACAGTTAAATGATATAAAATATACTCTGCAAGGGAACATCGGCCTGTGCGGTAGTAGGTGAGATCAAAAATATAGAATATACTGTATAGTGAACTGTGCAACCCCCAGGAATGAAGAAGTCTTGTGATTACTGAGGACTAACTATAGCCATAAACTTGTAATATTGCCTGACAGCCCGTGGAGGGTTAAACAGAGGGAGGAGATTGTGATCAAACAGCCGTAACCCATTACGCTTTgaaaaagccccgtgggcggggcgaaacgcgtcagcgggAGGACCCTGGTCAAGTCATGTGAGCGCTCACGAAGTGGAACCATCAGCGTACACTCCCGAACTTCTGGGGGAAGAGTTGTGTGACGGACCGGCTTCAAGCAGCGGGGTGACGAAGAGGTCGGGCGAGCTTCTGGAGATGCGCCCTGAGCGGAGCTCCCCCGTAAGGAGAAGCGGTGAATGCCGGTAACGTAAGTGCCAACCAAAGCCTCCTACAcatgcgggctaaaggctgcttgATTGCCAGAGTTGTCGTGCTGTATATAGAGGACTTTTGCTTCATGAAATGGCCACACTGATGCCCATGGATGAGCGGTGACGTATGCAGGGGGTTGTTCCACAGCAAACTGGGGCTAGAATCAACAGGACTCTCAACAAGTTTAACTGTTAGCAACAtactactgcgcagtagagacaccATGCTGGGACATTTAGGAAAGCAAAAGTTTTTTGGAGTGGAGGCCTCTTGTTGAAACAGCTTAAAAGTGACAAAGTTACATACAACGTTGATGGCCATATAGCAGTGTGTGAGTGGAGGCCTCGGGGTGTGCGCTGGTGGTGGGCCCACATATGTCAGAGAGTGATTGGTGGACCAATGTGATCtgcataggctgcggctgggcgATCATTTTTGAGAGTAACCATCACTGAGACAGTGGGGAGAAGGAAGAAGATTTAGTTAGAAATGCTCCATGTACTCACCAGTTTTGGTTTTAATGGTTTTAAGGGGAGGGTTCCATGTGACAAATTGCTGGGGAGTTTTTGTATGTCATCAATAAAGTATATTTTGTAATAGCACATGaagaggaaggttttttttttgtggtggttaCTGGAATTGTATTACCAGAATCTCTCCTCAGAAGACTGAGTGGTGCTACAATTGAATTGGTTGGCCACCCGATCCTAGTTGTTGTGTATATTGttccgtatagagtgcttggggggccccccaatgtgacacttgcatcggggcccacagctccttagctacaccactgcttgtAGCACTTGAGAACCCAGATGTTAAGAGGTATGATAAATGCATATGCTCTTATACAGAAATTATCCACTTATCTAGGTGCAGATGGTCTGTTCGCTAAcccaaaagtgtaaaaaaaaataaaataaaaaaaatgtaattccacATTGGCATTATTTTGCTTAAATTTGCATATAAAGCTAGCATAATTCTGCAATCACTtctaatgatttgcatctcagtgaccaCTGAAAGGAAGGGGGAGAGAAGACACCACACTTTTAAAAATAGAATTTATTTTCATAAAATGCACAGGCTTACAAAACATTTATAAGAAAAGTTTTAAAAAGACAAATCAtacaaacaaaatataaaaacccTTTAGCTTGTAATCAtgtacttaaagaaaaaaaattaaaaaaaggcccCTTCTGTGCTCCAGTGCAGCCTGCTGTATAGCCTGCGCTTTCAGCAGTTGAACTATGAATTAGAGGCTTGACAAGATAAAATAAAGATAAAATATCAGAGTGCAGCTCTGTCATCTGCGGCACCCATGGAGTGTGCGGAACAGTCTGTCACCTTCTCTCCAGCATCCTCTGTGCTGGTCTCCAGGTGGATAAAGGACACAAGAGGGGTCAACTCATTGTTTTCCTTCACTGATTCTCTGAACTTCAGAGAAGATTCCTGGGGAAGAAGaaagaggagagaaaaaaaaataaaaaaatataaataaaataaaaagcactcaatcatttttttccactGTTTAAGGGCCACATTGATTTTCATTAGAGGGGATCAGCTGGTAGCTTCTTGCCATCTTAGTGAAGAGATATAGCTCAATGTTCTAAAATCTTATACTATATATATTGTTTGGTGCTcaactacaggcactttgatctgaGCAAGTGGGGTACCCCCCTACATGGTTGTCCATTAAAGTTAGCCATATATTAAGCCATTTCCTTAATTTGTTGGGGTGCCTACTCTCTTAGACTATCCATACCCCATTAATAGTTTATTTCATCTGTCAGTCCCCTTAACGATAACAAATATCCATCTCACTCCCAAATCCATACATCACATCCTGACATCTGTCTTCCTCATACACAAATGTCTCAAGCCAACCATCCCAGTACACAGGAGGAAAGTGGAAGAGATGGAGAGCAAGGGaggtggacaacatgggcagagagcaagggaaggaggaagaCACAGGTGGAGGGAAGGAGGACTGAAGACAGGGTGGACAGgtgggagacaagaaaaaaattcCCTTactaaagaagacgtcagagagaagCTCTTATTCTTGTACATCTGTACAGCATGGTGAAGAGTGTTTGGAAACAGCAGCAGTCCAGCCACAAAAATGAGCATTGAAACTATGATCACAATACAGGAGAGTTTTCTGCCAGCTGAAAATAAGAAAATATAAACATATCACTTGTGATCTATAATGAAATACAGTGCCTGAGAAACAGTAGAGATATCAGACATGGAGAAGTTCTAGGCTCTAAAAGCATAAGCCCGCTAGCTGATTGGTGCCCCGGAAACAGGCGCTTCAGGCTGCATAATGGGAGGTCTGGCCCTGCCCAGGTGGGAATTAACCCTTTAGTGTcttcaatgtaaaaaatgttaGTAATCACTAAAAATTACATTCTTCGGCTCTGAACAGCAATGCTGTATGATAATGTACAGTCTGTGGGGTTCATGCAtttggcctgtagatggcactgtgaaACGACATGACTGCACAAGATTATCAGAACTGCTGTGGTTCGTTGGATCCTGTTTTCTGATAGCtagaaagaggaagaaaaaaaaataataatgctgtTTCAAGTAGGAAAGTTGCTGAGTACTATAAATAAACCAAGTTAGTTATCCTGCCTCCATGACTACTGAACACAACACATTCGTGAAACATTATTTAAGTATGTAGAGTATGGGAGAGTCGAGAGTGAAGGGAAGTTAAAGCTTAaattggacccaaattaaaaatacaagatttcagaaataaaatctattttctaaattataataataaatagcagccttttttcagctgcataatgacaaatataaaatattttacatttattggaggaacccctcccttcctttcaaattgccggaatttttccggcaaactggtggagtagatggtgtctggcaatggaggaattgctaatggctgcccccagtataaccttagctatgaaaagagaaggctgaaaagcatgcactgaaatgctcataggcttgaaggagtgtttatctttgtatgtgtccgaGTGGTGCCACTaagaatttttaattaaaaaaaatgtttgggtccgctttaaggacatCAGAATGAAAGCTGTAATATCACACTTACCTCCTACTTTGGCAGATTTAGTGGTGACGCATTTCAAAGGGGAGGCTATGGAATGATCATTATCTTCAGCTGATGCCTTTactaatatacagtacatgtcaTTCGCCATAACTGATTCTAAGGCTTTGGTGTAGTTTTCATCGTAAACTTTTACCATTTCAACCGTAGTCTGTTCAAATGAGAACATGATTTTATTCATTGCTTTTATTAtgatgaaggtggccacacacacgatacaataaaatgattcaattttacagcaattcgataaaacaaAATGGATTACctgaatatacatatatacatatttattaaacctggtgcatccatggtgaaggggcatcttgtggattataccCCCTTAGTATCTCATGCCGCCTTGTACATCTTGTGTcttcatgtgtcctcctctgtcccccttgtgtcctcctgtgcctaccTCTGTCCTCTTTGTGTACTCTGTTCCTTTgtctctcccttgtgtcctcctctatggccctttgtgtccccgtgtcctctgcaTGTGCACAGTACAGGGAAGCCCCAACATTGCGGCGAGTTGGAGGGTCATATTGTcatgcattcacaagtcaggaactccctgcatctgGACTATAAGAAGCAGtgactctctccccccccccccccagttttggggaaaaagggagtcttatagtccaaaaaaatacagtaacctgttataaacatttgtaattgtctgacgccacagcttttcatacttttgctttcagagaaaaaaaaaatgctttgtagTCGGATATGCAACACCAGctgtgtgcattgaagcagacaccttcTGCAAATGATTTATTCCAAAAGAGCAAAATCCTACACGCAATGAAttgaagcttttgcctctgatatttaacataaaaagtaggaaaatatttacacagctacttagacatttgtacattgtcatcttagaacacttgggtattgatagtgttcctttaaagcggaattatcacaaattctttccccAAGGTGTTTCTGCCCACACATTTGGGTGTGCTAATATTCAATTGAACATATACATTTGTTTGTCCAGTAAAGATTGCATCATGTGGGATAGAGCCACATATACCCACAAAGCTTTGGACTGTATCTACAAGGCTTTTATTTCATTCCCATCTATATGTCAGTTCATGTTTAGTCATCCAACAATTGCCAACTACACAAGTAAACAAAGGGGTCCCAAATATTGGGCAAAACCCATGAGGTACCTGCTCACAACAAGAAACTTACCGCATCAAAGTGCACCAGCATAATGCTATAGGTCATCACTGGGTAGACATCATTactcaacatggaaacattctgttGCATCTTCTCACTCCACAAATAAGAGACTGGTGGATGGATGGATAACCGGATCCCATGATCATTTGATATCACATTCACAATTGGAGGCCCCAGCAAGGCTGGAACAGACAGAAAAGGGTGTTCAGTATCCAAAGTGCTCTTCAATGTGTGCACAGTTCACACAGAGATTTTTCTATGGAGGTCACAACTTCTTGCAGCCATGTTATCAAGTTTAACACACTTCAAATTGACACTGTTCTATTTTGTGAGATTCATTCCTGGAACAACGAAACTGTATAGTGTAGTTTACAAAGGCAAAAGGTCAGTTGACAGATCAatttaacaaaaacaaaatggtgcttGCCACTGTCGGtacataatagaaaaaaaaaagttacagataGACTTTATTCAATATCAAAGTTATGATTACTCCCAAATCAAGTAAAAACAGGTCAAACCCCCCAAAATTAGAACATTTCAGGGGTCAATCACCTGCATGCACCATCGCATACACGGCCGTATctgcctaaggccacatacacacatcagaccatagtctttggaaaatgaaagatcacagaccaatcttaccacccttcatgtagtataagagccatactctacacagtcttttctatggagcttaactccccatcagaaaaaaaatctttgcaagatgctgaacacacagatcctgtacagacacaaaagatcagtatctgcaaaagatctgttcctgccagaaatccattcctgcaaattgcaatgatagtctatcagatctgcagatcatcctacacacatgatttaactgacattcatctgcagatccgcagatctgaaaatccatcctggtggatctgatctgcagatgaatgtcagttaaatcatgtgtgtatgatgatctgcagatctcatagactatcattgcaatttgcaggaatggtttctggcaggaacagatcttttgcagatactgatattttgtgtctgtacagcatctgtgtgttcagcatcttgcaaagatttttttctgatgtggagttcagctccatagaaaagactgtgtagagtatggctcttatactacatgaagggtggtaagattggtctgtgatctttcattttcaaaagactatagtctgatgtgtgtatgagccttaaggtgtTATATAGCAGTGCTCTATATAGTTAATTTGCTAGGAGCATAATGACGCTTATgtctttaaagtgaccctaaagccaggcaaaaaaaaaaaaaaaaaaaataaaaaattaactcacctggggcttccctcagccccctgcagccgatcggcgccctcgcagccccgctccgatggtccaggacccgccggcgaacacttccggttcggccgtcaccggccgacaggcatgggaacgcgagtgattgttcgcgttcccagcctgtatatcgccccctatgcagctattgcggcctcctggcctgtatatcgccccctatgctgctattgcggcctcctgcccgcaatagcagcatagggggcgatatacaggctgggaacgcgaacaatcactcgcgttcccatgccggtcggcgacggccaaaccggaagtagctgccggcgggtcctggaccatcggagcggggctgcgagggcacagatcagctgcagggggctgagggaagccccaggtgagttcatctcatttttttgcctggcttttaggttcactttaaaggacaactgaagtgagcaagagatatggaggctgccatatttatttcactttaaagcagaactgaagaggTCAATAAAACAAAAGTGgttcacttagctggggcttcttccagccccgtgcagccttcctgtccaagTCCTCCATGATCCTtcattctcccgccgccagctagaacATGGAAAAAAAGATACCTGTGGCTCGGGGCGCGCAGGCACAGTTGCCATCGACACGAGAGTAactggcggcaggagaacggaggattgtggaggaccggaAGGCTGCATGGGCTGgcaaaagccctaggtaagtgaaccaCTTTGTTTATTcaaatcttcagttccgctttaagcgatACCAGTTACATGGCtagcctgctggtcctctgcctctaattcttttagccttatgcttcatacacacttgagataaaagtctttggaaaatgaaagatcacagaccaattttacccccttccatgaagtatgagagccatacctacacagtctattctatggagctgcactccccaacaaataaaatctttgcaggatgctgcacacaaagatgcccgtacacactcaaaagatcattatctgcaaaagatcggttcctgcaaaatatccattccatgcaaaatgcattatagtctatgagatctgcagatcatcatacacacttggtttaacagacaatcatctgcagatcatctgcagatcagattcaacagggtggattttcagatctgcagatgattgccagatatgcagatgaagtctgttaaaccaagtgtgtatgatgatctgcagatctcatagactataatgcattttgcatggaatggatattttgcaggaacagatcttttgcagataatgatcttttgaatgtgtacgggcatctttgtgtgcagcttcttgcaaagattttatctgatggggagtgcagctccatagaatagactgtgtagagtatggctctcatactacatggaatggggtaaaattggtctgtgatctttcattttccaaagactgttatctcaagtgtgtatgaagcattagactctgaacaagtatgcagcagattagctgcatacttgttttagtgttattcagacactactgcagccaaatagatcagcagggctgccaaggcaactggtatcgtttaaagcaaatctataacaaaaacaacaaaaaacaaaagcccCTCTTAGGGATACTTATctaggggaggggaaagcttctggatcctaatgaggcttccccattctTTGTCCCGGCAATTCAGCACTGCGACCCCCTAAACAGCAGCAAGGTGAACatttacctactgcgatccaCCGCAGGCACACTAGCGGCTCTCCACCAAGCCCGATTGAGTCTGTTCTACTGCGCAAGTGCGAGTCGCCTGCACAGAAAAGGAGGACCCAGTTGGGCTCAGGTATGTCAACCTGAGCCGATTGGATAGCCACTACTACGTCGGATTGCGGTAGGCAATtttgccacgcctgcacagtgctGATTGGGGGAGGTTTCAGGgaaccagcactggatcccccagGCTACAGAAAACATGGAAGTCTCATtttgatcccgaggcttccccctcccgtagTATCCCTGGGAGTGGGGGAGGTAgttaaaataaaatatggcagcccctcATTCTTCtcactcaggtgtcctttaatgcagtCTCTTAGCAGGCCTTTAATGAAATCAAATGGAGCTGCATGCAAAGTCCAAGCAAGCCACAGTACTATCAAGCTCATGCAGTTGTCCTAATGACGGCACGATACGCACTATGAGGCAGATGTATCAACATGAGGAGTAGGTAGATTTAGGCTTCAAACCACTGTGAATACAAAATTGCCAGCGTTCTCACACCACTGCCCGGCTAATGCTCCAGACATCATGGATGCCTCCTGTTAGAGTCTGCCTCTGATCCATGAGTCCCTCACCAAGTTCTGTCCTTCATTGTGGTAGATAGGTGGTAAATAAAGTGCTGGTGCGCTGCTAGTTGCCCAGAGATCCACTCACTCCATTAACATGTGCACCCAGCAGGGATCAGCAGGGCCACACGGAGGTCTGATCTCATCTCTgggatacttctggctacctatagggttGAAAGGGTCATGTCTGGCTACCCAAAGTTAGTGTAGATGGCAGGAGTGCAAAGGTGCCTTATAATTTTGGGTGCAGTGTCGCAGCTACAATTCATGGGATCCCACCCAATCAaaataaaatatgtatatttgattccccccccccttctaatgTTCACACTCCTTTTGTTGCCccctttggtgcccttcacaCCCTTAGGGCCATGTAATAAGGgtcaaaacaagtgtggccatcatgatcctcatacccataacaagtgtagccacaaacaaaaacaaaaaaaacaaacttggATCTGAAGGCTGGTTCCCTGTATCGGAGGATGAGGGGGATTAGTTCACCCCCCccttccatacacacacacacacacacaaactctggGCCCCCTATATGATCACAAgggctgcacccctctagatacgcctctgtttgGGTGCGCTCCCTGTAAACCCTTAAACATTTTGCCTTGTTAGCCTTGCTGAAAGGGCTTTTTTCCCCATATCAATTTAGTGATTTCAAGTAACTACATCAATTTGTAGTAAGACCAGACAAACTCATCCAGTTTTGGTATCATAGGTCACAGGATTAGGTTGAAGTCGTCCCTTTTGACCTGGATAAAAGCATACACACATCGAAAGAAAGAACGCTAGTGTGTCACTATAATACAGGCACTGACTAGCATTCAGTTTTCATAGTGGCAGCTCTGGAATGATGGGAAAACAAACAACTGTATACTTACTCTGTGAAAAAGGGTTTAGAGTAGCTGAGATTATCGGCCTTGACGAGTCATCATGAGTGAAGATCTGGACTTGTGCATCATAACTCCTGAAGATGTCAGTGAAGTCTTTTGTCAGGTCACATCGCGCAACATTTAAATTGGAGCAATATCTGGTGTTGATGAATGGTGTGCTGTTACAACAAAATTATAGGAATTAAACCAAATTGGGGTGGGcccgcagtgatctgcaaacttgactctccagctgttagggcctgtttccactacacacagattggatgcagaaaaactgactccaatgaatgcctatgggaaaatctgcataagaaaaattgtgtttgttggaaacaggcccataggcatttattTATTCAAACTGgtatcagtttttctgcattcaatctgcgtgtagtggaaacaagcccttaagtaactacaagtcccacaatgctttatgaatcatgactgtggctgtcagactcccacaatgcattgtgggacttgtagttccttaacagctggagagccaagtttgcagacgacTGGGGTGGAGGAAAGGAATCAGGACAATTTCATCTTTGTGGGAAGTAAAACAAAACACTTAGAAGCAGGCCTGGATTCACATCACAGGAGcctcagcctataggcacagatgtcctggcacctaagACTTCACCCTCCACAGACAcctaccaaactgcaccgcacatATGCTACCTGACCCAGCTATCACTTTTCCCTTACCAGTCATAGGCAGTTACTGGTGCCCCTTACCATTAGGTAGCcggagaggtaccctcagtattaagtagctagaggtgccaaaaactgaagggagatctcatcagtggaatgccgagagctgagtgagtaacctgtcatttacactctgctgatTTTCCATCATCATGcatctgtaggcacgtgcctacagtgccttatggtaaatccggctatGCTTCGAagaagcaagcaacttttttttttttttttggcaagtACCATGGTGGAAATGGCAGTAATGATCCCTGGATGAAATCCTTATAGgctttattcggatttcatccaggtaattaaagcacctgtgcgggtgggcgagggggtaaacaaaaaaacaaaaacaaaaattaccCAGCaggtgttttctttaaaggggaacttcagcctaaacaaacatactgttatcaagttacattagttatgttaattagaatagataggtaatataattttttacccacccggttttaaaagaacaggcaaatgtttgtgattcatggggcagccatctttttggttgaaaggaggtgacaaggagcaggagacacagttccaactgtcctgatcacccgTCCCAGATGCACACaccaggcttcaaatgtcaaattcaaaatgtaagaaaaaaaaaaattgaacccaaacagcagaacgagaacatcagaaat from Hyperolius riggenbachi isolate aHypRig1 chromosome 2, aHypRig1.pri, whole genome shotgun sequence encodes the following:
- the LOC137544981 gene encoding interferon alpha/beta receptor 2-like, giving the protein MISLQAVLQLSSITLLVSAVLLPPRNVKLSSKNFQHILTWDDPNNKTPIYYKVKYSKDYTPFINTRYCSNLNVARCDLTKDFTDIFRSYDAQVQIFTHDDSSRPIISATLNPFSQTLLGPPIVNVISNDHGIRLSIHPPVSYLWSEKMQQNVSMLSNDVYPVMTYSIMLVHFDATTVEMVKVYDENYTKALESVMANDMYCILVKASAEDNDHSIASPLKCVTTKSAKVGAGRKLSCIVIIVSMLIFVAGLLLFPNTLHHAVQMYKNKSFSLTSSLESSLKFRESVKENNELTPLVSFIHLETSTEDAGEKVTDCSAHSMGAADDRAAL